Proteins co-encoded in one Psychromonas sp. psych-6C06 genomic window:
- the slyD gene encoding peptidylprolyl isomerase gives MKIENDVVVSIHFGVAEVDGNALDSTENGAPLEFIQGAGYLVPGLEAELAGKEVGDKFDVKLEAQDAYGEFQEALVQQVPRDLFQGVDTIEVGMSFQADTDQGPRTVEVTEVTDEMVSIDANHPLAGMALQFVGEVVAVREATPEELAHGHIHQHGGSCSSHDHADHECCGGDKSKHAEGEECCGGHSHDEVKEKMDASPEGCCGSCH, from the coding sequence ATGAAAATTGAAAATGATGTAGTGGTATCAATCCACTTTGGTGTTGCAGAAGTTGATGGTAATGCGCTTGATAGCACAGAAAATGGCGCACCACTTGAGTTTATTCAGGGGGCAGGTTACTTAGTACCAGGCCTTGAAGCTGAATTAGCAGGTAAAGAAGTGGGTGATAAGTTTGACGTAAAACTTGAAGCTCAAGATGCTTACGGCGAATTTCAAGAAGCTTTAGTACAACAAGTACCGCGCGATCTCTTTCAAGGTGTAGATACCATTGAAGTTGGCATGTCTTTTCAAGCAGATACAGACCAAGGCCCACGCACTGTTGAAGTAACAGAAGTAACCGATGAAATGGTGAGCATCGATGCAAATCATCCTCTTGCAGGAATGGCACTTCAGTTTGTTGGTGAAGTGGTTGCTGTTCGCGAAGCGACACCGGAAGAGTTGGCACATGGCCACATTCATCAACATGGGGGTTCATGCTCTAGCCATGATCATGCCGATCACGAATGTTGTGGTGGCGATAAAAGTAAACATGCTGAAGGTGAAGAGTGTTGTGGTGGTCATAGCCATGATGAAGTCAAAGAAAAGATGGATGCATCGCCAGAAGGATGCTGCGGTAGTTGCCACTAA
- a CDS encoding YheV family putative zinc ribbon protein — protein MSLSKNKKRFIAGASCPKCNTLDSVALTLENAVETLICVSCSFTQAQTPTQASAATRQFEQMIGVFDPAENSEK, from the coding sequence ATGAGCTTATCCAAAAATAAAAAACGTTTCATTGCAGGCGCTAGTTGCCCTAAATGCAACACACTTGACAGCGTTGCACTGACACTAGAAAATGCGGTAGAAACATTAATATGTGTGTCATGTAGTTTTACACAGGCACAAACACCGACACAAGCATCAGCGGCAACACGCCAATTTGAACAGATGATTGGTGTATTTGACCCAGCGGAAAACAGTGAGAAATAG